The DNA segment tacaacatggagcagttgaggtgaatagtatagatgcatttaaggggaagctagatatgcaaatgagggagaaaggattagaaggatatgctgacagggCAAGATGAAGAGGAGTTGGaaaaggcttgtgtggagcataaacaccagtatggatTAGCTTGGTCAAATGAGCTGTTTCTAAGGCTGTgcattctatgtaaaaaaaaattatCAAATATTAATTTGCTTTTTGTTCATACCCCTATGTTGCAGGGTTATGAAAGTCTTAAATCAGCATTTTAAAAATGCAAACAGAGAACAGCAACCTCTCGGACCTGCAGCCCTCAGAGTTCAGAATTGGGGCCATTATCTTTTACAGCATTGTTTTCATTATTGGGCTGGTTGTTAATGTGACTGCAATCTGGGTCTTCAGCTGCACCACCAAAAAAGGCACGTCTGTGAACATATATATGACAAATGTTGCCCTGCTGGATCTTATTTTCATAATACTGCTGCCTTTCCGTATGATCTACTACGCGAGGAATTACTGGCCCTTTGGTGACGTCTTCTGCCGGATCAATGCTGTCCTCACTGTATTTTACCCAAGCATTGCCCTGTGGCTTTTAGCTTTCATCAGTGTTGACCGTTACATGGCAGTGGTTCAACCCAAACACAGCAAGGAACTGCGCCACATTGGCAAAGCTGCGGCAAGTTGCATTGGAATCTGGATAATGACCATTGTGTCTGTTCTGCCATTTATGTTTTCAAAGAACGACCCAGACAAGGTCTCAAACTTCACAACCTGCCTAAAAATGCTCGACATCATTTATTTGAAGGAAGCCAACAGTGTGAACTTTGTCCGAGTGATTTTCTTTTTCCTCCTGCCCCTTTTCATTATGATAGGATGTTACTGCATCATCATCAACAGTCTTCTAAAAGGAAAAACATCTAAACTGAAGCCGAAAACGAAAGAAAAATCCATCAAAATAATTGTGACACTCATTGTTCAAGTGTTGGTTTGTTTCGTTCCCTATCACATCTGTTTTGCTTTCTTACTGTTACAAAGCGGCCACAGTGATTTCAACGTCTGGGCTGCCTTCACTACATTCTTGATGAACCTCAGCACTTGCCTTGACATAATCCTTTATTATATAGTGTCAAAGCACTTTCAGGCCAGAGTCATCAGTGTCATCTACTATCGGAACTACCTGCGGAGCGTACGACGCAAAAGCTTTAGAACTGGAAGCTTCCGCTCGCTGAGCAATGTCAACATCAGTGATATGTAAATAAGGGAAAATGGCAAATACTTGGATTTATGTGAAGCCCTGCCATATTCACTTGTCTCAAAGTATGTTGTG comes from the Heterodontus francisci isolate sHetFra1 chromosome 6, sHetFra1.hap1, whole genome shotgun sequence genome and includes:
- the gpr18 gene encoding N-arachidonyl glycine receptor — encoded protein: MQTENSNLSDLQPSEFRIGAIIFYSIVFIIGLVVNVTAIWVFSCTTKKGTSVNIYMTNVALLDLIFIILLPFRMIYYARNYWPFGDVFCRINAVLTVFYPSIALWLLAFISVDRYMAVVQPKHSKELRHIGKAAASCIGIWIMTIVSVLPFMFSKNDPDKVSNFTTCLKMLDIIYLKEANSVNFVRVIFFFLLPLFIMIGCYCIIINSLLKGKTSKLKPKTKEKSIKIIVTLIVQVLVCFVPYHICFAFLLLQSGHSDFNVWAAFTTFLMNLSTCLDIILYYIVSKHFQARVISVIYYRNYLRSVRRKSFRTGSFRSLSNVNISDM